Proteins encoded within one genomic window of Chlorobaculum sp. MV4-Y:
- a CDS encoding TrmH family RNA methyltransferase encodes MRREPFPPLSKAMLGRLARLGQKKHRDSESLFLAEGLRTVSELLQSLPDPAMLHALVLDENAAAQLDGLRRFAGKVWLAGTDDFRRLAQTTSPQGVCAAFRKPQGGEYRPASARSFVVALDDVQDPGNVGTIIRTAAWFGAEAVICGRGTADPFNAKSVRSSAGSIFALGIDTTPDLAKTLRRLQTDGFTVAASALNGQDYRSFAVWPDRRILVIGNEANGISTEVLALANRRLLIPHAGAHPAVESLNASVSAGILMATING; translated from the coding sequence ATGAGGCGCGAACCATTTCCGCCGCTGAGCAAGGCGATGCTGGGCCGTCTGGCGCGGCTCGGGCAGAAGAAGCATCGCGACAGCGAAAGCCTGTTTCTTGCCGAGGGGTTGCGCACGGTAAGCGAGCTGCTCCAGAGTTTGCCCGATCCGGCAATGTTGCACGCGCTTGTGCTCGACGAAAATGCGGCGGCTCAGCTCGATGGCTTGAGGCGTTTCGCCGGGAAGGTGTGGCTTGCCGGGACGGATGATTTCCGGCGACTCGCGCAGACCACCTCGCCGCAGGGCGTCTGTGCTGCGTTCCGCAAGCCGCAGGGCGGCGAATACCGGCCCGCATCCGCCCGTTCGTTCGTCGTGGCGCTCGATGACGTGCAGGATCCGGGCAACGTCGGCACGATCATCCGCACTGCTGCCTGGTTCGGCGCGGAAGCGGTCATCTGCGGGCGCGGCACTGCCGATCCCTTCAACGCCAAATCGGTCCGGTCGAGTGCAGGCAGCATCTTCGCGCTCGGAATTGACACCACTCCTGACCTCGCCAAAACGCTACGCCGCCTGCAAACCGATGGCTTCACGGTTGCGGCCTCAGCGCTCAACGGGCAGGACTACCGTTCCTTTGCAGTGTGGCCCGATCGACGGATACTTGTCATCGGCAACGAAGCCAACGGTATCAGCACCGAAGTGCTCGCTCTCGCCAACCGTCGTCTCCTGATTCCCCACGCCGGGGCCCACCCCGCCGTCGAATCCCTTAATGCCTCGGTTTCAGCGGGGATTTTGATGGCGACGATAAATGGATAA
- a CDS encoding peptidase U32 family protein, translated as MHTKPELISPAGDWTSMRAALDAGANAVYFGAEGFNMRAASKSFSPGEFGGITRLCRSNGAKAYLALNSVIYDAELGEVDRTVATAKAAGLDAVICWDMAVIEACRRHEMPIHLSTQASVSNIDALRFYASLGARMIVLARELTLDQATAITKMIETEKLPVTVESFVHGAMCVAVSGRCFLSQELFGRSANRGECVQPCRRSYRIADVEEGFELELGSDYVMSPKDLCTIAFLDQLFDAGIGAFKIEGRNRSPEYVATTTAAYRKAIDFIAAHRNDEDFAEAYRSLADGLQEKLKKVYHRGFSEGFFFGKPADSWARHHGSVATETKSYVGLVRKYFPKAGVAEILVHGPGIDAGATLSIQGPATGLVTVPEPKLHLDGEPANRVEQGQIFTVRCSRVRKNDKVYVLLKN; from the coding sequence ATGCACACCAAGCCTGAACTGATCTCGCCCGCCGGCGACTGGACTTCGATGCGCGCCGCCCTCGATGCCGGAGCGAACGCCGTCTATTTCGGTGCAGAGGGGTTCAACATGCGGGCCGCGAGCAAGAGCTTTTCGCCGGGTGAGTTCGGCGGCATCACGCGGCTCTGCCGGAGTAACGGCGCGAAAGCGTATCTCGCGCTGAACTCGGTGATCTACGACGCTGAGCTCGGCGAGGTTGACCGCACCGTCGCCACCGCAAAAGCCGCCGGACTCGACGCGGTGATCTGCTGGGATATGGCAGTCATTGAGGCGTGCCGTCGCCACGAAATGCCGATCCACCTCTCGACGCAGGCCTCGGTGAGCAACATCGACGCACTCCGCTTCTACGCCTCGCTCGGCGCACGGATGATCGTGCTCGCGCGCGAATTGACACTCGACCAGGCGACGGCGATCACGAAAATGATCGAAACCGAAAAGCTGCCGGTGACGGTCGAAAGCTTCGTACACGGCGCGATGTGCGTAGCGGTCTCAGGACGTTGCTTTCTCTCGCAGGAGCTGTTCGGCCGGTCGGCCAATCGCGGCGAGTGCGTGCAGCCCTGCCGCCGCTCATACCGCATCGCCGATGTCGAGGAGGGCTTCGAACTCGAACTCGGCTCCGACTATGTGATGAGCCCGAAGGATCTCTGCACCATCGCCTTTCTTGATCAGCTCTTCGACGCGGGCATCGGTGCGTTCAAGATCGAAGGCCGTAACCGCAGCCCCGAATACGTCGCCACCACCACTGCGGCCTACCGCAAGGCCATCGACTTCATCGCTGCACACCGGAACGACGAAGATTTCGCCGAGGCTTACCGCTCGCTGGCTGACGGACTTCAGGAGAAGCTGAAAAAAGTTTACCATCGCGGCTTCTCCGAAGGCTTCTTTTTCGGCAAACCGGCAGACTCGTGGGCGCGGCACCACGGTTCGGTTGCGACCGAAACCAAGAGCTACGTCGGCCTCGTCCGAAAGTATTTCCCCAAAGCAGGCGTGGCGGAAATCCTCGTGCACGGCCCCGGCATCGACGCCGGAGCGACGCTCTCGATTCAAGGCCCGGCGACAGGCCTCGTCACCGTACCGGAGCCTAAGCTGCATCTTGACGGCGAACCTGCAAACCGGGTCGAGCAGGGCCAGATTTTCACCGTCAGATGCAGCCGCGTCCGTAAAAACGACAAAGTGTATGTTTTGTTGAAAAATTAA
- a CDS encoding 4Fe-4S dicluster domain-containing protein — MIYKVISKPEFRAFVDALVRANTSYGPRQVDTDRNGKPIYQFMPVSSADEIAFDYTVTTSSAKHLIMPFREELSKFNFRDGNWDQQVSYDAPPIVLFGLRPCDINAINILDEVMLKGPYPSPYYLARRKNTFIIGMDHLPLPDCFCKSMNRHTTDHGFNLFASDIGEKYFLSINSSKAFNFLKEFETADPTYDDDCLLIERRKTIKQSFTTNVEVTGLPMFLDLEFDSPIWEKWGDKCLNCGTCAMVCPTCYCYNVEEHVETGLGSSSREKRLYSCNLVDFAEVTGGHNFRPKNGDRLKYRYYHHYRGFAANDNQQICVGCNRCGRACLAGINPKDLINDLRLEKESCMTCVSTSPQKS; from the coding sequence ATGATCTACAAAGTCATCTCCAAACCCGAATTCCGCGCCTTCGTCGATGCCCTCGTCCGGGCGAACACCTCCTACGGCCCGCGCCAGGTCGATACCGACCGCAATGGCAAACCGATCTACCAGTTTATGCCGGTCTCGTCCGCGGACGAAATCGCCTTCGACTACACCGTCACAACCTCGTCCGCCAAGCATCTGATCATGCCGTTCCGTGAGGAACTGTCAAAGTTCAATTTCCGCGATGGCAACTGGGATCAACAGGTCAGCTACGACGCACCACCGATCGTGCTGTTCGGCCTGCGTCCGTGCGACATCAACGCCATCAACATCCTCGACGAGGTGATGCTCAAGGGGCCATATCCGTCGCCCTACTACCTGGCGCGGCGCAAGAACACCTTTATCATCGGCATGGATCACCTGCCGCTACCGGATTGCTTCTGCAAGTCGATGAACCGGCACACAACCGACCACGGCTTCAACCTCTTCGCCTCGGACATCGGCGAGAAATACTTCCTGTCGATCAACTCCTCAAAGGCCTTCAACTTCCTCAAGGAGTTCGAAACCGCCGACCCGACCTACGACGACGACTGCCTGCTCATCGAGCGGCGCAAGACGATCAAGCAGAGCTTCACGACCAACGTCGAGGTAACCGGCCTGCCGATGTTTCTCGATCTGGAGTTCGACTCGCCCATCTGGGAAAAGTGGGGCGACAAGTGCCTGAACTGCGGAACCTGCGCAATGGTCTGCCCGACCTGCTACTGCTACAACGTCGAAGAGCACGTCGAAACCGGCCTCGGAAGCTCCAGCCGGGAGAAGCGCCTCTACTCGTGCAACCTGGTCGATTTCGCCGAAGTGACCGGCGGCCACAACTTCCGCCCGAAAAACGGCGACCGGCTCAAGTACCGTTACTATCATCACTACCGCGGCTTCGCGGCCAACGACAACCAGCAGATCTGCGTCGGCTGCAACCGCTGCGGACGCGCCTGCCTGGCCGGCATCAACCCGAAGGACCTCATCAACGACCTCAGACTGGAAAAAGAATCATGCATGACCTGCGTTTCAACATCCCCGCAGAAGAGCTGA
- a CDS encoding FAD/NAD(P)-binding protein, with protein sequence MVTDHGYKCRITNIVPLSEHERLFQLRIVDPRERELFTFRPGQFLMLEVPGYGEAPISISSATSNREFIELCIRKAGHVTSALFEARQGAFVAVRGPFGTSFPMEAMQDSDVLLVAGGLGIAPLRAPLFWINDHRDHYRNVSFLYGAKEPSQMLFTYQFEEWKTVSHIDLHTIVEKPDDKWTGRTGMITSLFDEITIDPKNTWAIVCGPPVMFKFVCTHLDKLSIPMNRMFVSLERRMHCGMGKCCRCMVGSTFTCLDGPVFDYWSVMNLKEAI encoded by the coding sequence ATGGTGACGGACCACGGCTACAAGTGCCGCATCACCAACATCGTGCCGCTATCGGAGCACGAGCGGCTGTTCCAGCTTCGCATCGTCGATCCGCGCGAGCGCGAGCTGTTCACCTTCCGGCCGGGCCAGTTCCTGATGCTTGAAGTGCCAGGCTACGGCGAAGCACCGATCTCGATTTCAAGTGCCACGAGCAACCGCGAATTCATCGAACTCTGTATCCGCAAGGCGGGCCACGTCACCTCGGCCTTGTTCGAGGCCCGGCAGGGCGCGTTCGTCGCCGTCCGGGGGCCATTCGGCACCTCGTTCCCGATGGAAGCGATGCAGGACTCGGACGTGCTGCTCGTCGCGGGCGGCCTCGGCATCGCCCCGTTGCGCGCGCCGCTTTTCTGGATCAACGACCACCGCGACCACTACCGCAACGTCAGCTTCCTTTACGGCGCGAAGGAGCCGTCGCAAATGCTTTTCACCTACCAGTTCGAGGAGTGGAAAACCGTCAGCCATATCGACCTGCACACCATCGTCGAAAAGCCGGACGACAAGTGGACGGGACGCACGGGAATGATCACCTCGCTCTTCGACGAGATCACGATCGACCCGAAAAACACCTGGGCGATCGTCTGCGGCCCGCCAGTGATGTTCAAGTTCGTCTGCACGCATCTCGACAAGCTCAGCATTCCGATGAACCGGATGTTCGTGTCGCTGGAGCGCCGGATGCACTGCGGCATGGGCAAATGCTGCCGCTGCATGGTCGGCTCGACCTTCACCTGCCTCGACGGCCCGGTGTTCGACTACTGGAGCGTCATGAACCTCAAGGAAGCGATTTAA
- a CDS encoding NADH:ubiquinone oxidoreductase, producing MNHLGFDTEKLKIGSFDFTCCEGCQLQLANKESTLPEFLALLDIRNFREISSERLDDYDIALVEGSITRQDEVERLKAIRAQAKVLVAYGTCACFGGMNAQKNKFPKEECIRTVYGDKEIDTMQESHKISDFVTVDYSIPGCPVNKEEVERIVVSIATRSPISLPKYPVCVECKQRLNTCLFDLGEVCLGPISRAGCDAVCPSGKTVCLGCRGPADGVNYASFTELVKEKGLSMDEMNEKLAFYNGFADYLNHEG from the coding sequence ATGAACCACCTCGGATTCGACACAGAAAAGCTGAAAATCGGCTCCTTCGACTTCACCTGCTGCGAAGGGTGCCAGCTCCAGCTCGCCAACAAGGAATCGACCTTGCCGGAGTTCCTCGCGCTGCTCGACATAAGGAACTTCCGCGAAATCTCCTCGGAGCGATTGGACGATTACGACATCGCGCTGGTTGAAGGAAGCATCACGCGCCAGGATGAGGTCGAGCGATTGAAGGCGATCCGCGCCCAGGCCAAGGTGCTCGTTGCCTACGGAACCTGCGCCTGCTTCGGCGGCATGAACGCGCAGAAGAACAAGTTCCCGAAAGAGGAGTGCATCCGCACGGTCTATGGCGACAAAGAGATCGACACGATGCAGGAGTCGCACAAGATCAGCGACTTCGTCACGGTCGATTACTCGATTCCCGGCTGCCCGGTGAACAAGGAGGAGGTCGAGCGCATCGTGGTGAGCATTGCCACCCGCTCGCCCATCTCGCTGCCGAAGTACCCGGTGTGCGTCGAGTGCAAGCAGCGGCTCAACACCTGCCTGTTCGATCTCGGCGAGGTGTGCCTCGGGCCAATCTCGCGCGCGGGCTGCGACGCAGTCTGCCCGTCAGGCAAAACGGTCTGCCTCGGCTGCCGCGGCCCGGCGGACGGCGTCAACTATGCCTCATTCACGGAGCTTGTGAAAGAGAAGGGACTCAGCATGGACGAGATGAACGAAAAGCTCGCATTTTACAATGGTTTCGCAGATTACCTGAACCATGAAGGTTGA
- a CDS encoding Ni/Fe hydrogenase subunit alpha: MKVDFNIDIHHLPRAEGHGDIRISVRDGKLVDAKWAVVETPRFFEMMVKGMSAERVPFLTSRICGICSISHSLASIRSLERAMQITPPDTAKIIRLLAMHGETLQSHALHLFFLAAPDFMGTPSAVPLLQSHPEVVEAGLMLKELGNELSIATCGRATHPVSLVLGGVSKAPSKQRLAEIKQMIADRKPMLERATDFFMTLRIPEFVRETEFISLFDGESYPYIGGNLVSTDGVKRDENDYLLMTNEYTVDFSTSKFTRVSRESSAAGALARFNNNYDQLHPRAKEAAAAFGLEPVCHNPFMNNIAQLVECHHIVENAEAIIDRLLDDNLHDIRTSYKPRAGAATGAVEAPRGVLYHYMETDDEGKVVKGDCIIPTTQNNANIHYDLHALAEQALAQGKGEKEVEKLCEMLVRSYDPCISCSVH; this comes from the coding sequence ATGAAGGTTGACTTCAACATAGACATCCACCACCTGCCGAGGGCCGAAGGCCACGGCGATATTCGCATTTCGGTCAGGGACGGCAAGCTCGTTGACGCCAAGTGGGCGGTGGTCGAAACGCCGCGCTTCTTTGAAATGATGGTCAAGGGGATGAGCGCCGAGCGGGTGCCGTTCCTCACCTCGCGCATCTGCGGCATCTGCTCGATCAGCCACTCGCTGGCCAGCATCCGCTCGCTCGAACGCGCCATGCAGATCACGCCGCCCGACACAGCGAAGATCATCCGCCTGCTCGCCATGCACGGCGAAACGCTGCAAAGCCACGCGTTGCACCTCTTTTTCCTCGCCGCGCCGGACTTCATGGGCACACCGAGCGCCGTACCGCTTCTGCAATCGCATCCCGAGGTGGTCGAAGCAGGACTCATGCTCAAGGAGCTTGGCAACGAACTAAGCATCGCCACCTGCGGACGCGCCACGCACCCGGTCAGCCTGGTGCTCGGTGGTGTCAGCAAAGCCCCGTCGAAGCAGCGCCTCGCCGAAATCAAGCAGATGATCGCTGACCGCAAGCCGATGCTCGAACGTGCCACCGACTTCTTCATGACGCTCCGGATTCCGGAGTTCGTACGCGAAACCGAGTTCATCTCGCTCTTCGACGGCGAAAGCTACCCGTACATCGGCGGCAACCTCGTCTCGACCGACGGCGTCAAACGCGACGAGAACGACTACCTGCTGATGACCAACGAATACACGGTTGACTTCTCCACCTCGAAGTTCACGAGGGTCAGCCGTGAATCATCGGCTGCCGGAGCGCTCGCGCGGTTCAACAACAACTACGACCAACTCCACCCGCGAGCCAAAGAGGCAGCAGCAGCGTTCGGCCTCGAACCGGTCTGCCACAACCCCTTCATGAACAACATCGCCCAGCTCGTCGAGTGCCACCACATCGTCGAAAACGCCGAAGCGATCATCGATCGCCTGCTCGACGACAATTTGCACGACATTCGCACCAGCTACAAACCCCGCGCCGGAGCCGCCACCGGAGCCGTCGAAGCCCCGCGAGGCGTGCTCTACCATTACATGGAGACCGACGACGAGGGCAAGGTGGTCAAGGGCGACTGTATCATTCCCACAACGCAGAACAACGCCAACATCCACTACGATTTGCACGCCCTCGCCGAGCAAGCGCTCGCGCAAGGCAAAGGAGAAAAAGAGGTTGAAAAACTCTGCGAAATGCTGGTGCGCTCCTACGACCCCTGCATTTCGTGCTCGGTGCATTAA
- a CDS encoding beta strand repeat-containing protein: MGPGNSTSTTTSIDDVTHTLLNKGSFTNNGNASIGGTLGVTGQTSTNGIINTGLFANDGNITNTGDLTNGSNASIGGNASIGGTLDVADQTSTNGITNTGALSSTDGSASLNVVDGSASLGVTNAGGHLNGITADATSTTISGGTASTTQVLNNNGVSFIDSANGQTFAVSNSAQADLGNNTAAAGALTIHDGAGDATTAKLTSGGMLVDDGTNTGTYGANGVTITGGPNHNVSLSSAGLDNGNNKIINVAPGELSGTSTDAVNGSQLYATGTSTATNFGGGSTYDTTTGIVTAPTYAVQGNNYNNVGSAIGALDGSVTRLGNRLDRVGAMSAALSGVQPMPFNGENPMQIGIAGGMYNGKYAVALGLNAYASERVLFNLGGAISGGEAMGRAGVSIALGRSKPKAPTASTSEVVALRNVVDTQNSQIQVLMRRLADLENKVSK; encoded by the coding sequence GTGGGTCCTGGCAACAGTACCTCAACAACTACATCTATTGATGATGTAACACATACGCTTCTCAATAAAGGCAGTTTTACCAACAACGGCAATGCATCGATTGGCGGCACCTTGGGCGTGACGGGCCAGACGTCGACGAACGGCATCATCAACACGGGTCTGTTCGCCAATGATGGTAACATCACCAACACGGGCGATCTTACCAACGGCAGCAATGCATCGATCGGCGGCAATGCATCGATCGGCGGCACCTTGGACGTGGCAGATCAGACGTCGACGAACGGCATCACCAACACCGGCGCTCTGTCATCAACAGATGGTAGTGCTTCTCTGAACGTCGTTGACGGAAGTGCGTCGCTTGGTGTCACCAATGCAGGCGGTCACCTGAACGGCATTACTGCTGATGCGACCAGTACAACTATTTCAGGAGGTACGGCATCGACAACCCAGGTGCTTAATAACAACGGAGTTTCTTTCATCGACTCCGCGAACGGCCAAACCTTTGCCGTCTCCAACAGCGCACAGGCTGACCTTGGTAATAATACAGCAGCTGCCGGCGCGCTGACCATCCATGATGGAGCTGGAGACGCAACCACCGCTAAGTTGACCTCAGGCGGTATGCTTGTCGATGACGGCACAAACACCGGCACCTATGGCGCCAACGGCGTTACCATTACCGGCGGGCCTAACCATAATGTTAGCCTGTCGAGCGCAGGGCTGGACAACGGTAACAACAAAATCATCAACGTTGCTCCGGGCGAGTTGAGTGGCACCTCGACCGACGCGGTTAACGGCAGCCAGCTCTACGCAACCGGCACCAGCACGGCCACCAACTTCGGTGGTGGCTCCACCTATGACACGACCACCGGTATCGTTACCGCGCCGACCTATGCTGTTCAGGGGAATAACTACAACAACGTCGGTTCTGCAATCGGCGCGCTCGACGGCAGCGTGACCCGGCTCGGTAACCGCCTCGACCGTGTGGGTGCCATGTCGGCAGCGTTGAGCGGTGTGCAGCCAATGCCGTTCAACGGCGAGAACCCGATGCAGATCGGCATTGCCGGCGGTATGTACAATGGTAAGTATGCCGTTGCGCTTGGTCTGAACGCCTATGCGAGTGAACGCGTGCTCTTTAACCTGGGCGGAGCAATCTCAGGTGGCGAAGCAATGGGACGCGCAGGCGTTTCGATAGCGCTCGGACGTTCCAAGCCCAAAGCGCCGACCGCGTCAACGTCGGAGGTTGTGGCGTTGCGTAACGTGGTCGATACTCAGAACTCGCAGATCCAGGTGTTGATGCGCAGGCTTGCTGATCTTGAAAACAAGGTCTCTAAATAG
- a CDS encoding SDR family NAD(P)-dependent oxidoreductase, translated as MNPLTICITGSTDGIGLAAAKRFASAGHRVIVHGRSASRISDACAAIVQSTGVEPLGAVEADFTDLDAVYSMGRELTERFPDLDLLINNAAVYMPTRTLVPEGYETTFCVNYLVPVLLTSAVKPVLIANGGSVLNVSSMDHHSAVFDPSNMQGERSYSGYEAYARSKLFNIMFTIDSSSGDEAVRSNSLDPGVIATKLLHAGWALAGDDVSVGGDDVFETVMEIARNDYNGEYFENARPAICSSVARAPAARQELRELTGEMLRRFVC; from the coding sequence ATGAACCCATTAACCATCTGCATCACCGGAAGCACTGACGGCATTGGCCTTGCAGCGGCGAAGCGCTTTGCATCGGCGGGACATCGGGTGATTGTGCATGGGCGAAGTGCTTCCCGGATCAGCGATGCGTGCGCGGCAATCGTCCAGTCCACGGGCGTGGAGCCGCTTGGGGCGGTTGAGGCTGATTTCACTGATCTCGATGCGGTGTATTCGATGGGGCGGGAGCTGACGGAACGCTTTCCCGATCTCGACTTGCTTATCAACAATGCGGCGGTGTACATGCCGACGCGGACGCTGGTGCCGGAGGGGTACGAGACGACCTTCTGCGTCAACTATCTCGTTCCGGTGTTACTGACCAGTGCCGTCAAGCCGGTGCTGATTGCCAACGGCGGATCGGTGCTGAATGTGAGTTCAATGGATCATCACAGCGCCGTGTTCGATCCGTCCAACATGCAGGGCGAGCGGAGTTATTCTGGCTACGAGGCCTACGCGCGGAGCAAGCTGTTCAACATCATGTTCACCATCGACTCGTCGAGCGGTGACGAGGCCGTGAGGTCGAACTCGCTCGATCCCGGCGTGATCGCCACCAAGCTGCTGCACGCCGGATGGGCGCTTGCAGGTGACGATGTTTCAGTTGGCGGTGACGATGTTTTCGAGACGGTGATGGAGATCGCGCGGAACGACTACAACGGAGAGTATTTCGAGAACGCCCGGCCCGCAATTTGCTCTTCCGTTGCCAGAGCTCCTGCTGCCCGGCAGGAGCTGCGCGAGCTGACCGGCGAGATGCTGCGGCGGTTCGTATGCTGA
- a CDS encoding zinc-ribbon domain-containing transport protein → MFLLAMLYVVFNVAAKLRKGSDGSPFEEVMPELLPGIGNNAGFPGAPAGFDQVTFLAKVRKAFLEVQMAWSAQSTDMMRRFISDGVYQRFNTQFKMMRLLQQSNPLSDINISMVWVERIEQDGRYDIVHAGVKASMTDRFICALNHALDEEGTSEFVEYWSFIRKRGAAGKDIYDSEQCPNCGAPLPKDMGELCKCKYCNAMVNSGEFDWVLAEITQQEDYRRDGLHSEKMPDLEAKVTEMNSVYGDFSVQLVEDKASNAWMQMMTAKAMHNPAIMRRFVTDDLFRQLTPKYEQNKEIFNRIFLNRVTLIKAEQRDGKNILTFALTASIQRAVLTGNSVRLVDPEIVEHEEIMTLTRDVSAGAGKGSIYQHTCPACGAPVKDTLDIKCAFCGSTLNSTANDWVVSGLMDRR, encoded by the coding sequence ATGTTTCTTCTCGCGATGCTCTACGTCGTCTTCAACGTCGCGGCGAAATTGCGGAAAGGATCGGATGGAAGCCCATTCGAGGAGGTTATGCCTGAACTGTTGCCCGGTATCGGTAACAATGCGGGATTCCCCGGAGCCCCTGCCGGTTTCGATCAAGTCACGTTTCTCGCCAAGGTACGCAAGGCGTTTCTCGAAGTGCAGATGGCCTGGTCGGCGCAGAGCACGGACATGATGCGCCGGTTTATCTCCGACGGCGTTTACCAGCGCTTCAACACCCAGTTCAAAATGATGCGCCTGCTCCAGCAGAGCAATCCGCTGAGCGACATCAACATCTCGATGGTGTGGGTCGAGCGGATCGAGCAGGATGGCCGGTATGACATTGTCCACGCCGGCGTCAAGGCGAGCATGACCGACCGGTTTATTTGCGCCCTGAACCATGCGCTGGACGAAGAGGGGACGAGCGAATTTGTCGAGTACTGGTCGTTCATCCGCAAGCGCGGCGCGGCTGGCAAGGATATCTACGACTCCGAACAATGCCCCAACTGCGGTGCGCCGCTGCCGAAGGATATGGGCGAACTCTGCAAGTGCAAGTATTGTAACGCGATGGTCAACTCCGGCGAGTTCGACTGGGTGCTCGCCGAAATCACCCAGCAGGAGGATTACCGCAGAGACGGGCTTCATTCGGAAAAGATGCCCGATCTGGAGGCGAAGGTTACAGAAATGAATTCGGTCTATGGCGATTTTTCCGTTCAGCTCGTCGAAGACAAGGCCTCAAACGCCTGGATGCAGATGATGACCGCCAAGGCCATGCATAATCCCGCGATCATGCGGCGGTTTGTCACGGACGACCTGTTTCGGCAGCTTACGCCGAAGTACGAACAGAACAAGGAGATTTTCAACCGCATTTTCCTGAACCGCGTGACGCTCATCAAGGCCGAGCAGCGAGACGGGAAAAACATCCTCACCTTTGCGCTTACCGCGTCGATTCAGCGGGCAGTGCTCACCGGCAACAGCGTTCGGCTCGTCGATCCGGAGATCGTGGAACACGAGGAGATCATGACGCTGACCCGTGACGTCAGCGCCGGAGCCGGAAAAGGCTCGATCTACCAGCACACCTGCCCGGCCTGCGGCGCACCGGTCAAGGACACGCTCGACATCAAATGCGCCTTCTGCGGCAGCACGCTCAACAGCACGGCGAACGACTGGGTGGTGAGCGGGTTGATGGATAGGCGATAG
- a CDS encoding SPFH domain-containing protein yields the protein MALWNSVTGQLRSVIEWKNPAPDVLFERWTDNGDEIKNASKLIVGPGQGVIFVYEGKPQAVITEPGMTDLKTANIPFWTTITRFMQAFRSEHKVGIYFFRTAEILNQGWGTPGPVKYLDPQYKFPVGMRGYGNFSFRITDAGSFFVNIMGQRDQLTIDELRTVIVARLVQPLTDFLAEAKFGYNEIDAKRNEIADGVREKVAPIFAALGFGLTDFRVENTDFDDDTKRRVGRVADMQAEAQAAQAVGVDFAKLQQLVALRDAAQNEGGAAGAGVGLGAGVGLGQAMAGMMGGMNAQQPAADDLVAKLSKLKQMLDSNLITQEEFDAKKQQILSQL from the coding sequence ATGGCGTTATGGAATTCAGTCACGGGGCAGCTCCGTTCGGTCATCGAGTGGAAAAACCCGGCTCCGGATGTGCTTTTTGAGCGGTGGACGGATAACGGGGATGAAATCAAGAATGCATCGAAGCTGATCGTCGGCCCCGGCCAGGGCGTGATTTTTGTCTATGAAGGCAAGCCGCAGGCGGTCATCACCGAACCCGGCATGACCGACCTGAAAACGGCGAACATTCCTTTCTGGACGACCATTACCAGGTTCATGCAGGCGTTCCGGAGCGAGCACAAGGTCGGCATCTATTTTTTCCGGACAGCCGAAATCCTGAACCAGGGGTGGGGGACGCCGGGGCCGGTCAAATACCTCGATCCGCAGTACAAGTTTCCCGTCGGGATGCGCGGGTATGGCAACTTCTCGTTCCGGATTACCGATGCCGGAAGTTTCTTCGTCAACATCATGGGCCAGCGCGATCAGCTGACCATCGATGAGCTTCGCACGGTGATCGTGGCGAGGCTGGTGCAGCCGCTGACCGATTTTCTCGCAGAAGCGAAGTTCGGCTACAACGAGATCGACGCCAAACGGAACGAGATTGCCGATGGCGTCAGGGAGAAGGTTGCGCCGATCTTCGCGGCGCTCGGCTTCGGGCTGACCGATTTTCGCGTCGAGAACACCGATTTCGACGATGACACAAAGCGGCGCGTTGGGCGAGTCGCGGACATGCAGGCTGAAGCGCAGGCCGCACAGGCGGTGGGTGTCGATTTCGCCAAGCTCCAGCAGCTCGTCGCGCTTCGCGATGCCGCGCAGAATGAGGGTGGTGCTGCCGGTGCGGGGGTTGGACTTGGTGCAGGTGTCGGGCTGGGGCAGGCGATGGCTGGCATGATGGGCGGCATGAACGCGCAACAACCAGCGGCGGACGATCTGGTGGCCAAACTCTCCAAGCTGAAACAGATGCTCGACAGCAATCTCATCACGCAGGAGGAGTTCGATGCCAAAAAGCAGCAGATTCTCTCACAACTGTAA